Below is a window of Pseudodesulfovibrio sp. 5S69 DNA.
AGCCGTGGGAGTGCGGCAGGCAACCGTGGATGCCGAGCGAGGCGTACATGGCCCCGATGGGCTGGCACGTCTTGGCCGGGTTGACGGTGAGCGCCTTGCGCTCCTTGATTTCAACGGGTGTATGCTTCAGTAAAGCCATTGTATTCTCCTATTCCCAAACAAAGGTGGCGGTCAGTTCGGGGGATTCCTGCCAGGGGGCCTTCATGTAGGACCACACCTTGGAGGACACGAGCCGATCAATTTCCTTGTAGAAGTTGATGGCGCCCTTGAACCCGGCATACGGGCCGCCGGAGTCGTAGCTGTGCAGTTGCTTCATGGGCACGCCGAGCTTCTGGATGGAGAACTTCTCCTTGATGCCCGCGCAGAAGATGTCGGGCTTGAGCAGTTCGACCAGCTTGTCGGCCTCGTACTGGTTCAGGTCGTCGATGATCAGGGTGCCCTTGTCCATCTGGTCGTTCATGCCCTCGTAGTGCTTGAACTCGAAGCCGGCCTCTTCCAGGGCCTTGAACTCGTCCGCCGTCTTGCGCGGATTGTAGAGCTTCTCGTCGGCCTCGACCTCGATCTCCTCGATGTTGCGGGAGTCGGCGTCGGGCTTCAGCTCGGGGATGACCTGACGGCCTTCGTAGTCGTCGCGGTGGGCGAACTCGTAACCGGCGGACAGGGTCTTCATGCCCATCTCGGCAAAGAGGTCCTGGTAGTGATGGGCGCGGGAGCCGCCGACGAACAGCATGGCGGTCTTGCCCTCAGTATGCGGCAGGACCTTGGCGCGGGCGGCCTCGACCTCGGGCATCTCCTCGGCGATCACTGCCTCGACCCGGTCGATGAGCTCCTGGTCGCCGAAGTATTCGGCGATCTTGCGCAGGGACTTGGCCGTGGACTTGGAACCGATGAAGTTCACCTTGATCCAGGGAATGCCGTACTTGGTCTCAAGCATGTCGGCCACGTAGTTGATGGACCGGTGACACATGACGCAGTCGAGGTCGGCGTGCTGGGCGGAGGCGAACTGGTCGTAGGTCGAGTTGCCGG
It encodes the following:
- the nifD gene encoding nitrogenase molybdenum-iron protein alpha chain, with translation MAKTKKVVQLMPTDIKEELLKKYPPKVARKRAKQILINEATEAEAPPEILANVRTIPGIITMRGCTYAGCKGVIMGPTRDILNITHGPIGCGFYSWLTRRNQTDASSDGVNYMPYCFSTDMQDQDIIFGGEKKLAAAIQEAYDIFHPKGICVFATCPVGLIGDDIHAVSRKMKEKFGDCNVFAFSCEGYKGVSQSAGHHIANNQVFTNLVGENEEPKEGKYKINLLGEYNIGGDGFEIDRIFKKCGITNISTFSGNSTYDQFASAQHADLDCVMCHRSINYVADMLETKYGIPWIKVNFIGSKSTAKSLRKIAEYFGDQELIDRVEAVIAEEMPEVEAARAKVLPHTEGKTAMLFVGGSRAHHYQDLFAEMGMKTLSAGYEFAHRDDYEGRQVIPELKPDADSRNIEEIEVEADEKLYNPRKTADEFKALEEAGFEFKHYEGMNDQMDKGTLIIDDLNQYEADKLVELLKPDIFCAGIKEKFSIQKLGVPMKQLHSYDSGGPYAGFKGAINFYKEIDRLVSSKVWSYMKAPWQESPELTATFVWE